In Quercus robur chromosome 11, dhQueRobu3.1, whole genome shotgun sequence, the following proteins share a genomic window:
- the LOC126706428 gene encoding uncharacterized protein LOC126706428 → MNFAASLCRRLSVRDLVSNVPVYNSASEVSGDGLSLMFRRWATKKSAGSTKNGRDSKPKNLGVKKFGGERVIPGNIIVRQRGTRFHPGDYVGIGKDHTLYALKEGCVKFERNKLTGRKWVHVEPKDGHVLHPVYAEAGAPNLQTAA, encoded by the exons ATGAATTTTGCAGCTTCTTTATGCAGAAGACTAAGTGTTAGGGATCTGGTTTCCAATGTTCCTGTTTACAACAGTGCTAGTG AGGTTTCTGGAGATGGATTAAGTTTGATGTTTAGGCGTTGGGCTACCAAAAAGAGTGCAGGATCTACAAAGAATGGACGGGATTCAAAACCTAAGAATCTTGGGGTGAAAAAATTTGGTGGAGAG AGAGTAATACCTGGCAATATCATTGTACGCCAGCGTGGCACCCGTTTCCATCCAGGAGACTATGTTGGAATAGGGAAGGATCACACCCTTTATGCTCTGAAAGAAGGCTGTGTCAAGTTTGAACGAAACAAGCTCACTGGACGCAAATGGGTACATGTTGAGCCCAAGGATGGTCATGTGCTTCATCCTGTGTATGCAGAAGCTGGGGCTCCGAACCTACAGACAGCTGCTTAA